The following coding sequences lie in one Colias croceus chromosome 1, ilColCroc2.1 genomic window:
- the LOC123692587 gene encoding splicing factor 3B subunit 6, whose translation MALALQRRANVRLPPEVNRILYIRNLPYKISAEEMYDIFGKYGAIRQIRVGNTPETRGTAFVVYEDIFDAKNACDHLSGFNVCNRYLVVLYYRSNKAFKGMDIEKKQEEIDTLKKKYGISSEDLRK comes from the exons ATGGCATTAGCTCTTCAGAGGCGTGCTAAT GTCAGACTTCCTCCAGAAGTAAATAGGATCCTCTATATAAGAAACTTGCCATACAAAATATCAGCTGAAGAAATGTATGATATATTTGGAAAATATGGAGCAATTAGGCAAATAAGAGT TGGAAATACACCAGAAACAAGAGGAACTGCATTTGTTGTATATGAAGATATATTCGATGCTAAGAATGCATGTGATCATTTATCAGGATTTAATGTATGTAACAGGTATTTAGTTGTCCTATACTACAGATCTAACAAAGCATTCAAAGGAATGGACATTGAGAAGAAACAAGAAGAAATTGATACacttaaaaagaaatatgGAATATCATCAGAGGACTTAcgtaaataa
- the LOC123692595 gene encoding tudor domain-containing protein 7, with protein MADKEQVIQALRATLISVKGALTLKQCNRDYKELQGEWIPFKKLGYSTLDQLFQDVPGFKIRNINGEWYVDAVASQESQHIASMVARQKSSKKPAKLNYPSRFPKKQGSWRKPAPASNYQTNYNNQYSSQYYRVKTNTPFNNNNNSYNGKANKYNKTNETKTIYPNTKQTLTKTISDNGEKVTSNVTKKFSSQISRDVIYGEELKHSIKNETETDNKSTGKISASQRLSNLRDRLNTDLIPLQLPAHNNYLESSDPVAHVVQAHNLEPPPDSTSSIVKLEWTCKKLGLPQPVYKVQDIRPKRGPVSYDCTVKVGNAYSVSSYPDSSPSEELAKEVASEKLLLSIQSSEAGGLPTSSNNKAITGLTELVSEHEAGLFASIAPHLYREKYNENLPNNWLELVESCPYIIKDKVVNGLLVLLPNNEDSRLTSIETTLLDDTIDSDLPALQFPEDDFWNVYITVANSTLEIWLRIIGPQYSDLFEVLLADMAKYYEHSGATVDKSMIIINAWYAVNLDDGGWQRAKILDIEDETATVFLGDHGDDDTVYLDKIKILEPQFRRLPAQAILCRLDGAEELSASAMGAELVARRLPGEVLVAAPGPRTDPADPSVALVLYDTSTQRDLNLNKEIVHDFCIAGAFTLTQKPCEVEVGCVTEEGRVWVSRAGGAAVVRSALALLTAGPYRRPLPAAPQAPPPHAAALYIVRTLAGDWVRCTIISGLDGEGTVRTLLVDSGLILRAPLSSLVPLQTFSPALNAYPYQAMQVRLGSAERAAAAMAGRLRELLLGVRVLCRALPAAPHAQGPPHVELFVRTGPQKILLSVNNSILAEYDCLQLGKLQDEDKETEVPNHVEAFNKKKERIFRTCSGGGGRADDKPRLLPPPALPAIGQCFDVHITMAAHPWNFVVQPNSSRHTLQTMMESLQVECPKMSEDEAPANPASGELYTAYYDKDSSWYRVVIASCVSSEMVSVYFCDYGDLAILARGALRPVPAAVPLARSLPPQAIKARLYDVWPLHQDWSVEDCLKFQELCVEQQFVAICKDVGKDPLNPSEALLTLDLIDTSTDEDIYLNKQLVAEERARLGSASTEKK; from the exons atggctGACAAAGAGCAAGTGATTCAAGCCTTGCGAGCTACACTAATTTCGGTTAAAGGTGCACTTACACTAAAGCAATGTAACC gTGATTATAAAGAATTGCAAGGGGAATGGATACCTTTTAAGAAATTAGGATATTCAACTCTTGATCAACTGTTCCAAGATGTTCCTGGTTTTAAAATCAGAAATATTAATGGAGAATGGTATGTTGATGCTGTAGCAAGCCAAGAAAGTCAGCATATTGCATCCATGGTTGCTCGGCAGAAATCAAGCAAGAAGCCAGCAAAACTGAATTATCCT AGTCGATTTCCAAAAAAACAAGGATCATGGCGGAAACCAGCACCAGCATCCAATTATCAAACAAACTATAATAACCAGTACTCCAGTCAATATTACAGAGTTAAAACTAACACtccttttaataataacaataacagcTACAATGGCAag gctaataaatataataaaacgaatGAAACGAAAACTATTTATCCAAACACGAAACAAACTTTAACGAAAACAATAAGCGACAATGGAGAGAAAGTAACATCAAATGTGACAAAGAAATTTTCTTCGCAAATTTCACGAGATGTTATTTATGGCGAAGag TTAAAGCATTccataaaaaatgaaacagaGACTGATAACAAAAGCACAGGAAAAATTTCAGCGTCACAGAGATTATCAAACTTACGAGACAGACTGAATACAGATTTGATACCATTACAATTACCagcacataataattatttg gAAAGTAGTGATCCTGTGGCGCATGTTGTTCAAGCCCATAATTTAGAACCTCCACCAGATTCAACATCTTCAATTGTTAAACTTGAATGGACTTGTAAGAAATTGGGCTTACCACAACCAGTATATAAGGTTCAAGATATAAGGCCTAAACGAGGTCCTGTTAGTTATGATTGCACTGTCAAG gtTGGGAATGCATATTCAGTGTCATCATATCCAGATTCTTCCCCAAGTGAAGAATTAGCTAAGGAAGTTGCTTCAGAAAAATTGCTCTTAAGCATACAAAGTTCAGAAGCAGGTGGATTGCCAACTTCTTCCAATAACAAAGCTATAACTGGTCTGACAGAACTTGTGTCTGAACATGAAGCAGGACTTTTTGCCAGTATTGCTCCTCATTTGTATAG ggagaaatataatgaaaatttgCCTAACAATTGGTTAGAACTTGTGGAGAGCTGTCCTTACATCATTAAAGATAAAGTTGTTAATGGACTTCTAGTTCTTTTACCTAATAATGAG GATTCTAGATTGACATCTATTGAGACAACTCTACTTGATGATACCATAGATAGTGACTTACCAGCATTACAGTTCCCTGAAGATGACTTTTGGAATGTTTACATAACAGTAGCTAATTCAACACTTGAAATTTGGTTAAGAATAATTGGTCCACAGTACAGt GATCTTTTTGAAGTTCTTCTTGCAGATATGGctaaatattatgaacattCAGGTGCAACAGTTGATAAATCaatgattattataaatgcttg GTATGCTGTAAACTTGGATGATGGTGGATGGCAAAGGGCTAAAATATTAGACATAGAAGATGAAACAGCCACAGTGTTTTTGGGTGATCATGGGGATGATGATACAGTTTacttagataaaataaaaatactagaacCTCAATTTAGAAGACTGCCTGCTCAA GCGATCCTGTGCCGCTTGGACGGTGCCGAGGAGTTGTCGGCTAGCGCTATGGGCGCGGAGCTGGTGGCGCGGCGGCTGCCCGGCGAGGTGCTGGTGGCCGCGCCGGGGCCCCGCACCGACCCCGCCGACCCCTCTGTGGCCCTCGTGCTCTATGACACGTCGACGCAACGCGACCTCAACTTGAACAAAGAAATTGTGCACGACTTCTGCATCGCCGGCGCATTCACTTTGACACAG AAGCCGTGCGAGGTGGAGGTGGGGTGCGTGACGGAGGAGGGGCGCGTGTGGGTGTCGCGCGCGGGCGGCGCGGCGGTGGTGCGCAGTGCGCTGGCGCTGCTGACGGCGGGCCCGTACCGCCGCCCGCTGCCCGCCGCGCCGCAGGCCCCGCCGCCGCACGCCGCCGCGCTCTACATCGTGCGCACGCTCGCTGGCGACTG GGTGCGATGCACTATAATCAGCGGTTTAGATGGCGAGGGCACGGTGCGCACGCTGCTGGTGGACAGCGGGCTGATCCTGCGCGCGCCGCTCTCCTCCCTCGTCCCCCTGCAGACCTTCTCGCCGGCGCTCAACGCCTACCCCTATCAG GCGATGCAAGTGCGGCTGGGCTCCGCCGAGCGCGCGGCGGCGGCGATGGCGGGGCGGCTGCGCGAGCTGCTGCTGGGCGTCAGGGTGCTGTGCCGCGCGCTGCCCGCCGCGCCGCATGCACAGGGCCCGCCGCACGTCGAGCTGTTCGTGCGCACCGGCCCGCAGAAGATACTGCTCTCTGTGAACAACTCGATACTCGCCGAATACGACTGCTTGCAACT CGGCAAGCTGCAAGACGAGGACAAGGAGACGGAGGTGCCGAACCACGTGGAGGCGTTCAACAAGAAGAAGGAGCGGATATTCCGCACGTGCTCGGGCGGCGGCGGGCGCGCGGACGACAAGCCGCGCCTGCTGCCGCCGCCCGCGCTGCCCGCCATCGGACAGTGCTTCGACGTGCACATCACTATGGCGGCGCACCCGTGGAACTTTGTC GTGCAGCCGAACAGTTCCAGGCACACTCTGCAGACAATGATGGAGTCATTACAAGTTGAGTGTCCTAAAATGTCGGAGGATGAAGCTCCTGCAAACCCAGCCAGCGGCGAACTCTATACAGCATACTACGATAAAGATTCGTCGTggtatag GGTGGTGATAGCGAGCTGCGTGTCGTCGGAGATGGTCTCCGTGTACTTCTGCGACTACGGCGACCTGGCGATACTGGCGAGGGGCGCGCTGCGGCCCGTGCCGGCCGCCGTGCCGCTCGCGCGCTCGCTGCCGCCGCAGGCCATCAAGGCGCGCCTCTACG ATGTATGGCCTCTGCACCAAGACTGGTCAGTAGAAGACTGTTTAAAATTCCAAGAATTGTGCGTCGAGCAACAATTCGTTGCGATATGTAAAGATGTCGGGAAAGACCCGTTGAATCCCAGCGAAGCCTTGCTCACACTGGACCTTATTGACACATCCACTGACGAAGACATATATCTCAACAAACAACTAGTGGCCGAAGAAAGAGCGCGGCTCGGGTCCGCATCAACCGAGAAGAAATAA